One window of the Glycocaulis alkaliphilus genome contains the following:
- a CDS encoding AAA family ATPase, producing the protein MGSPIGGQTPIPMARPRAELQGLVESTYPKTTLANMVLADDVRNRLARVVRQQHERATLRDFGQKPATHLLLVGPPGTGKTMTALALAGELRLPLFTVRLESLFSRYFGETAAKMRVLFNQIAQTRGVYLLDEFDAIGARRGDPNDVGEIRRVLNSVLSFMEEPNSTDSLVLAATNHVEILDEALARRFDEVVEYVLPEPDAARAIVEKRLGKFRLNTRSWTALSPALAGLSPGELVRAADSVVKDAIIDGAVKISTDALRAALRDRQTLKGKFRRGSEV; encoded by the coding sequence ATAGGTTCTCCGATAGGCGGGCAAACCCCGATCCCGATGGCGCGGCCGCGAGCTGAGCTTCAGGGGCTTGTCGAAAGCACCTATCCCAAGACAACCTTGGCGAACATGGTTCTGGCGGACGATGTGCGGAATCGCTTGGCCCGCGTGGTGCGCCAACAACATGAGCGTGCCACGCTTCGGGATTTCGGGCAGAAACCTGCTACCCATCTGCTTCTTGTCGGGCCACCGGGAACGGGCAAGACCATGACAGCCTTGGCGCTGGCCGGGGAATTACGGCTGCCTTTGTTCACTGTCCGGCTGGAATCTTTGTTCAGCCGGTACTTCGGCGAAACGGCCGCCAAGATGCGCGTTCTGTTTAATCAGATCGCGCAGACCAGGGGCGTTTATCTTCTCGACGAGTTTGATGCCATCGGCGCGCGCCGGGGTGATCCAAACGACGTAGGCGAAATTCGCCGGGTGTTAAACTCGGTGCTCTCATTTATGGAGGAGCCGAACTCCACGGATAGCCTTGTGCTGGCCGCGACAAACCATGTCGAAATCTTGGACGAGGCACTAGCCCGGCGGTTCGACGAGGTTGTTGAATATGTGTTGCCTGAACCCGATGCAGCGCGGGCGATTGTTGAGAAGCGGCTAGGCAAGTTTAGGCTGAATACCCGGTCGTGGACTGCGTTGTCACCCGCGTTGGCAGGGTTAAGCCCAGGAGAATTGGTCCGGGCTGCGGATTCTGTGGTTAAAGACGCGATTATCGACGGTGCTGTGAAGATTTCGACTGACGCGTTGCGCGCGGCTCTTCGTGATCGGCAGACTTTGAAAGGTAAGTTTCGGAGGGGTTCCGAAGTCTAA
- a CDS encoding helix-turn-helix domain-containing protein: MTASRAYSPPKPFWRQISELREAIRRSDMNPSHRIVALELLELVNGNKGFSWPSVDWLAEQLHLSRSTVLRALKEVEGRFFEVIRAPMKGRAAVNQYRPIFHPEPAEKTRADQAKSRDKWCQNDTNTGHSGEGNSVTSDAEIVSPTTPYIGNEIYTHAREGRDTKPTPSARRKLPPDDAPPVDQAAWRADFKARFGVDKFRQKAAGCKVAGSRLLAPSKLIAIELNERYRPFWREHGFTGFLSENEPDWFCELPPSTFARATSKVAA; encoded by the coding sequence ATGACGGCCTCGCGCGCTTACAGCCCACCCAAACCTTTCTGGCGGCAAATCAGCGAGCTTCGCGAGGCTATTCGCCGCAGCGACATGAACCCTTCGCACCGCATCGTTGCATTGGAATTGCTGGAGCTGGTCAACGGCAACAAGGGCTTCTCATGGCCATCCGTCGATTGGCTGGCAGAGCAACTTCACCTCTCGCGCAGCACCGTACTGCGCGCCCTCAAGGAGGTCGAAGGCCGGTTCTTTGAGGTGATCCGTGCGCCCATGAAAGGCCGCGCCGCCGTCAACCAGTATCGCCCGATCTTTCACCCGGAACCCGCCGAAAAAACGCGCGCCGATCAGGCAAAATCCCGCGATAAATGGTGTCAAAATGACACCAATACCGGCCATTCTGGCGAGGGAAATAGTGTCACCAGTGACGCGGAAATAGTGTCACCCACGACACCGTATATAGGTAATGAGATATATACACACGCGCGCGAAGGACGTGACACCAAACCCACGCCCAGCGCTAGGCGGAAGCTCCCACCCGATGATGCGCCGCCCGTTGATCAAGCCGCATGGCGAGCCGATTTCAAGGCGAGGTTCGGTGTCGATAAGTTCCGGCAGAAGGCCGCAGGCTGCAAGGTGGCCGGGTCTCGTTTGCTGGCACCCAGCAAGCTAATCGCTATCGAGCTTAACGAGCGCTACCGCCCGTTCTGGCGAGAGCACGGCTTTACCGGCTTCCTGTCCGAGAACGAACCGGACTGGTTTTGCGAGCTGCCCCCTTCAACGTTCGCAAGAGCTACCAGCAAGGTTGCTGCGTGA
- a CDS encoding HNH endonuclease signature motif containing protein, with translation MAVWPYSTANWQRLRLRKLSEQPLCEVCTKLGRIVPASHVDHRIAIAKGGEAFPPLEGLAALCASCHSRKTNAEDNPHAFGFGPAKGCDPSGAPLDDTHPWGASNHEKPLV, from the coding sequence ATGGCTGTCTGGCCGTACTCAACTGCGAACTGGCAGAGGCTTCGGCTTCGCAAGCTGTCCGAACAGCCATTGTGCGAGGTCTGCACAAAGCTTGGCAGGATCGTGCCTGCCTCTCACGTGGATCATCGCATTGCCATCGCCAAGGGCGGCGAAGCATTCCCACCACTCGAAGGGCTGGCGGCGCTATGCGCCTCCTGCCACTCGCGCAAGACCAACGCCGAAGATAATCCCCACGCCTTCGGCTTTGGCCCAGCGAAAGGCTGCGACCCAAGCGGCGCTCCGCTGGATGATACCCACCCCTGGGGGGCCTCAAATCACGAAAAGCCTTTGGTTTGA
- a CDS encoding terminase large subunit: MGRRGPGATPAPKDQGENVFPLFEGKLTAPTLPAPVRRWRDEEGLSRAERVIAFLEDLPITSGAHAGRKMTIRPWQRDIVNGIYATDSDGARPVRTAVVSMPRKNGKTALAAGLALAHLLGPEAEPRGQVYSAAVDRDQAALIYNEMVAMIKADPEFSRRVNVQAFAKRIEDYETGSTYAALSSDARKGHGLNASFVIYDELAQARDRKLFESLATSMGARAEPLMVVISTQAADDTHFLSELIDYGQQVLSGVTQDPSFHLTLYNAPEDADPWDEATWYACNPALDDFRSLEEFRTFAKRAARVPSLESTFRNLYLNQRVDAEARFINRVEWESCATVPDRRALRGKACFGGLDLGATRDLTALVLVFPDEQGGFDVLPYFWCPRDLLREKEDAERVPYFTWANKGFIEATPGKSTDYGYVVQRLGELAQEFDIKSIAYDRWRIEELRRQLDAEGVNLRLTEWGQGFKDMSPAVDALETSIIDSKLRHGAHPILTWNASNAVVDRDAAGNRKLSKDKSREKIDGLVALAMAIGLSRRDTGERRSPSCLTDGPIILM; encoded by the coding sequence ATGGGACGGCGCGGCCCCGGAGCGACACCAGCCCCCAAGGATCAGGGGGAGAACGTCTTTCCCCTGTTCGAGGGTAAGCTGACAGCTCCGACGCTGCCCGCTCCGGTTCGGCGCTGGCGTGATGAGGAAGGGCTTTCGAGAGCGGAACGGGTAATTGCCTTTCTCGAAGACCTGCCCATCACGTCTGGCGCACATGCTGGGCGCAAGATGACCATACGGCCGTGGCAGCGCGACATTGTGAACGGCATCTACGCAACCGATAGCGACGGCGCGCGTCCGGTGCGAACGGCGGTTGTGTCCATGCCTCGCAAGAACGGAAAGACGGCGCTTGCTGCCGGTCTGGCACTGGCGCACCTGCTAGGCCCCGAAGCCGAGCCGCGCGGGCAGGTCTATTCTGCCGCCGTGGACCGTGATCAGGCCGCGCTGATCTACAATGAAATGGTGGCGATGATCAAAGCCGACCCTGAGTTCTCGCGCCGCGTGAACGTGCAGGCTTTCGCCAAACGGATCGAAGACTATGAAACCGGCTCGACCTACGCCGCCCTTTCATCGGATGCGCGCAAGGGCCACGGGCTGAACGCCTCTTTCGTGATCTATGACGAGCTGGCCCAGGCGCGTGACCGCAAGCTGTTCGAGAGCCTCGCAACCAGCATGGGTGCGCGAGCTGAACCGCTTATGGTTGTGATCTCCACCCAAGCCGCTGACGATACGCACTTCCTGTCCGAGCTGATCGATTACGGTCAGCAGGTACTTTCAGGCGTCACGCAAGACCCCAGCTTTCACCTGACGCTGTACAACGCGCCAGAGGATGCAGACCCTTGGGATGAAGCAACGTGGTACGCCTGCAATCCGGCGCTGGACGACTTTCGCAGCCTTGAGGAATTCAGGACGTTCGCGAAGCGCGCGGCGCGCGTTCCCAGCCTCGAAAGCACGTTCCGCAATCTGTATCTCAACCAGCGCGTTGACGCGGAAGCGCGCTTTATCAACCGCGTTGAATGGGAGAGCTGCGCCACGGTGCCGGATCGCCGGGCGCTGCGTGGCAAGGCCTGCTTTGGAGGTCTGGACCTTGGCGCTACCCGCGACCTCACAGCGCTTGTTCTGGTGTTTCCAGATGAACAGGGCGGGTTTGATGTGCTGCCCTATTTCTGGTGTCCCCGCGATCTCTTGCGCGAAAAGGAGGATGCGGAGCGCGTCCCGTACTTCACGTGGGCGAACAAGGGTTTCATTGAGGCCACGCCCGGCAAATCGACTGATTACGGGTATGTGGTCCAGCGGCTTGGCGAGCTGGCGCAGGAATTCGATATCAAGAGCATTGCCTATGACCGCTGGCGCATTGAGGAACTGCGCAGGCAGCTCGACGCGGAAGGCGTGAACTTGCGCCTGACCGAATGGGGGCAGGGCTTCAAGGATATGAGCCCCGCCGTCGATGCGCTGGAAACTTCGATAATCGACAGCAAGCTTCGCCATGGCGCACACCCCATCCTGACATGGAACGCGTCTAACGCGGTTGTGGACCGGGACGCCGCAGGGAACCGGAAGCTTTCAAAGGACAAGTCGCGGGAGAAAATCGACGGGCTGGTTGCGCTGGCCATGGCCATTGGCCTGTCACGCCGGGATACCGGCGAACGCCGTTCGCCTTCCTGCCTGACGGACGGGCCGATCATCCTGATGTAG
- a CDS encoding phage major capsid protein, whose product MTLAELKERRAKKVAEARKISTDAGASPSDDARKRFDEVETEIRSLDEQITREQRLAEWERSAEADPVSGSDGDFHNACQAFSITRAVAAQVPDLAPYVDAGREREISQELARRSNRSVNGILAPMAVFQEKRVLTSTTPAGGPGSNIIPTQQGEFIDILRARLLVQQRGARVLSGLSGNLDLPKLKASATAGWVAENTALTPSDHEFTKVQMTPKHVGALTEFSRNMLLQSSPDIEQLIRADFASVLAEAVDAAAIQGGGSNEPNGILETAGIGTVDFSTPGWAAVLEFIEKIATANADAGAMGWATNPSVVRLLRSTLKVPTDAGAGFLMDGPGELAGYALSSSTIVPNNLSDGGDPEELDRSALIFGNWSDLLVGYWSAFEILVNPYESTAYKKGNVQVRGMITCDVAVRHAESFVAATNIDTAQGG is encoded by the coding sequence ATGACACTCGCAGAACTTAAAGAGCGGCGCGCCAAGAAAGTGGCAGAGGCCCGCAAGATCAGCACCGACGCGGGAGCTTCGCCAAGCGATGACGCCCGCAAGCGGTTTGATGAAGTGGAAACGGAAATCCGTTCGCTTGACGAACAGATTACCCGTGAACAGAGGCTGGCCGAATGGGAGCGCTCTGCCGAGGCCGATCCGGTTTCCGGCTCTGACGGCGATTTCCACAATGCTTGTCAGGCGTTCTCGATTACGCGCGCGGTTGCGGCTCAGGTGCCTGATCTCGCGCCGTATGTTGACGCCGGGCGCGAGCGTGAAATCTCGCAAGAGCTGGCGCGCCGCTCCAACCGGTCGGTGAACGGCATTCTGGCCCCGATGGCCGTGTTTCAGGAAAAGCGGGTGCTCACCAGCACCACACCGGCTGGCGGGCCGGGATCGAATATCATCCCGACCCAGCAAGGCGAGTTCATCGACATTCTGCGCGCGCGCCTGCTGGTACAGCAACGCGGCGCACGTGTCCTGTCTGGCCTGTCCGGCAATCTGGACCTGCCCAAGCTGAAAGCGTCCGCTACGGCGGGCTGGGTAGCGGAGAACACCGCTCTCACGCCGAGCGATCACGAATTCACCAAGGTGCAGATGACACCAAAGCATGTCGGCGCACTGACAGAATTCTCGCGCAATATGCTGCTGCAATCGTCACCCGATATCGAACAGCTCATTCGCGCCGATTTCGCGTCTGTGCTGGCCGAAGCGGTGGACGCCGCCGCCATTCAGGGCGGCGGTTCAAACGAGCCGAACGGTATCCTAGAAACGGCCGGGATCGGTACGGTTGACTTCTCTACGCCGGGCTGGGCTGCCGTTCTCGAATTCATCGAGAAAATCGCAACCGCGAACGCCGATGCCGGTGCCATGGGCTGGGCAACCAACCCGAGCGTGGTGCGCCTGCTGCGCTCTACCTTGAAGGTGCCCACCGACGCCGGTGCGGGCTTCTTGATGGACGGGCCAGGCGAACTGGCCGGTTATGCCCTTTCGTCCAGCACTATCGTTCCGAACAATCTCAGCGATGGCGGCGACCCCGAAGAGCTGGACCGTTCGGCGCTGATATTCGGCAACTGGTCTGACCTTCTGGTTGGCTACTGGTCCGCGTTCGAAATTCTGGTGAACCCGTACGAGAGCACGGCCTACAAGAAGGGCAATGTTCAGGTGCGCGGCATGATCACTTGCGACGTAGCAGTGCGCCATGCCGAGAGCTTCGTTGCCGCCACCAATATCGACACGGCGCAAGGCGGCTAG
- a CDS encoding HK97 family phage prohead protease: MNSTLRPRIIMPPASLVGGLSRERRSRGIGGGDAVAETRAVPLEYRAKGRRLEGYAALFDTPAEIGDFTEVVKPGAFRAALEANDILALSDHDPNRLLARTRSKTLRLAEDSRGLAFDFDLPDTQLGRDVLALAERGDLGGMSFGFNVKHGGDTWEGRKRSLIAVDLREISVVSAFPAYDGTVISARSRGEASPLDLRVRLMELGQ; encoded by the coding sequence ATGAACAGCACGCTTCGCCCCCGCATCATCATGCCCCCAGCCTCTCTGGTTGGCGGGCTGTCACGCGAACGCCGTTCGCGCGGTATTGGCGGGGGCGATGCCGTCGCTGAGACACGCGCCGTTCCGCTGGAATATCGCGCCAAAGGACGCCGCCTTGAAGGCTATGCGGCGTTGTTCGATACGCCTGCCGAAATTGGCGACTTCACCGAAGTGGTGAAGCCGGGTGCCTTCCGGGCAGCGCTAGAAGCCAATGATATTCTGGCGCTGTCAGACCATGACCCCAACCGCCTGCTGGCCCGTACAAGGTCTAAAACCCTGCGTCTTGCCGAAGACAGCCGGGGCTTGGCCTTCGATTTCGATCTGCCTGATACCCAGCTTGGCAGAGACGTTCTCGCCCTAGCTGAACGCGGCGATCTGGGCGGCATGTCGTTCGGCTTCAATGTGAAGCACGGCGGCGACACATGGGAAGGTCGCAAGCGGTCACTCATTGCGGTTGATCTTCGCGAAATCAGCGTCGTTTCGGCTTTCCCGGCCTATGACGGCACCGTCATCAGCGCCCGTTCTCGCGGCGAAGCCAGCCCGCTTGATCTGCGCGTTCGCCTGATGGAGCTAGGCCAATGA
- a CDS encoding phage portal protein, with the protein MKNPLSTIKAMFSRLEQRAGHFAGSADPEPALPPISSGLFDGLIAAHVDPERASRHAVALRCIAVQAENLAAVPLNLYRRTSNGGREKASDHPLYTVLHDAPNGALTAYEAREFLTTALLIYGNAYARLERNGRGQVTALYPLDPRAVTVEQIRATGRLRYRVSEARGGNYVLTADEMLHLRYRLDRAGIMGLSPLRLASETMGLALAQTELAQAQAVNSFRPAGFLSFPETLNAEQRNQVSGAFKNQLTGSLRTNSLMVLDGGVKFEAFSIPSKDAEFLESRKLANLDVARIFGVPPTVVGIPDHATYSNVEQESRALVQRCLFPLAKRIEQAMTATLISPASRGELFIEHDLAGLMRGDIKSRYDAYKIGREWGWLSPNEIRGWENLPAVDGGEEYLSPLNMAPLGSRAPEEAGAGQ; encoded by the coding sequence ATGAAAAACCCGCTCTCCACCATAAAGGCCATGTTCTCGCGCCTCGAACAGCGGGCCGGACACTTCGCCGGGAGCGCCGATCCCGAACCCGCCTTGCCGCCCATATCCAGCGGGCTTTTTGACGGTCTGATTGCTGCGCACGTGGATCCGGAACGCGCTTCACGCCATGCTGTCGCGCTCCGGTGCATCGCAGTGCAGGCCGAGAACCTCGCGGCGGTGCCGCTGAACCTTTACCGGCGCACCTCCAACGGTGGACGCGAAAAAGCGTCTGATCACCCCCTGTATACGGTGCTCCATGACGCCCCCAATGGTGCCCTTACGGCCTATGAGGCGCGCGAGTTCCTTACCACTGCCCTGCTGATTTATGGCAACGCCTATGCCCGGCTTGAGCGCAATGGCCGGGGGCAGGTCACAGCGCTGTACCCGCTCGATCCGCGCGCCGTCACTGTCGAACAAATCCGGGCCACGGGACGCTTGCGATACCGGGTGAGTGAAGCGCGCGGCGGCAATTACGTGCTTACCGCCGATGAAATGCTGCACCTGAGATACCGCCTCGACCGGGCCGGTATCATGGGGCTTTCACCGCTTCGCCTCGCCAGCGAAACCATGGGGCTCGCACTGGCACAAACAGAGCTGGCGCAAGCCCAGGCGGTCAACAGCTTCCGTCCAGCCGGTTTCCTGTCCTTCCCTGAGACCCTCAATGCGGAACAACGCAATCAGGTTTCAGGTGCGTTCAAAAACCAGCTCACCGGCTCGCTGCGCACCAACTCGCTTATGGTGCTCGACGGCGGCGTGAAGTTCGAAGCGTTCTCGATACCGTCGAAGGACGCGGAATTCCTCGAAAGCCGGAAGCTCGCCAATCTGGACGTAGCCCGCATCTTTGGCGTCCCGCCGACAGTGGTTGGAATTCCAGACCATGCTACCTATTCGAACGTCGAACAGGAAAGCCGGGCACTTGTGCAGCGCTGTCTTTTCCCGCTCGCCAAGCGGATAGAACAGGCGATGACGGCAACGCTCATCAGCCCGGCCAGCCGTGGCGAGCTGTTCATTGAGCATGACCTTGCCGGGCTGATGCGCGGCGATATCAAGTCCCGCTATGACGCCTACAAAATCGGCCGGGAATGGGGATGGCTGTCACCGAACGAAATACGCGGCTGGGAGAACCTTCCCGCCGTCGACGGCGGCGAGGAATACCTTTCCCCGCTCAATATGGCTCCACTGGGCAGCCGTGCGCCCGAAGAAGCGGGGGCAGGCCAGTGA
- a CDS encoding tyrosine-type recombinase/integrase, protein MDAYDAAIKGELGAVAPVGVNRAPPGSLSNLIAIYYGSTAFDGLEPSTKRTYRASLEPLRDKYGQLAVRTMQTRHVEAMVRALGDRPASANKLLKRLKTLFELAVRMGWRTDNPAAPVRPYRIKSDGFHAWTEDEIHAFKTAYPSGSRERLALALLLCTGQRSGDVARMGPQAIVRLPDGARAIKLRQQKTGKALLLPILPELERELAAGNASHLVFIVTEYGRPFSVKGFQQWFAARAKAATGNDRCTAHGLRKACAVRLANAGATSHQIQAITGHTSLSEVQHYTAARDQVQLAQSAFGLLSGGTSGEHTVSNLSKRLDSSEPKPMKAKEK, encoded by the coding sequence ATGGACGCCTATGATGCGGCCATAAAAGGCGAGCTGGGCGCGGTGGCGCCCGTTGGCGTGAACCGCGCACCGCCCGGCAGCCTGTCTAATCTCATTGCGATCTACTACGGCTCGACCGCGTTTGACGGCCTTGAGCCTTCAACCAAGCGCACTTACCGTGCCAGCCTTGAGCCACTCCGCGACAAGTATGGCCAGCTCGCCGTACGGACTATGCAGACCAGGCATGTCGAAGCCATGGTGCGCGCGCTGGGGGACCGGCCCGCATCTGCCAACAAGCTGCTAAAGAGGCTCAAGACGCTTTTCGAGCTTGCCGTTAGAATGGGCTGGCGCACCGATAACCCCGCAGCGCCGGTGCGGCCCTACAGGATCAAGAGCGACGGCTTTCACGCGTGGACCGAAGACGAAATTCACGCCTTCAAAACCGCGTATCCGAGCGGCTCGCGCGAACGTCTGGCGCTGGCGCTGTTGCTGTGCACCGGCCAGCGCAGCGGCGACGTGGCACGTATGGGGCCGCAAGCAATAGTGCGCCTACCTGACGGTGCGAGGGCGATCAAGCTCAGGCAGCAAAAGACCGGCAAGGCACTTCTATTGCCGATCCTGCCGGAGCTTGAACGGGAGCTTGCTGCCGGCAACGCCTCACATCTGGTGTTCATAGTGACTGAATACGGCCGCCCGTTCAGCGTGAAAGGCTTCCAGCAATGGTTTGCCGCGCGGGCAAAGGCGGCAACCGGCAATGACCGCTGTACCGCCCACGGCCTTAGGAAGGCCTGTGCTGTGCGGCTGGCCAATGCCGGGGCCACGTCTCACCAGATACAAGCTATCACCGGGCACACAAGCCTGTCAGAGGTTCAGCATTACACCGCCGCGCGCGATCAAGTTCAGCTCGCGCAATCTGCCTTTGGCCTTCTCTCAGGCGGCACAAGTGGCGAACACACAGTGTCTAACCTGAGCAAAAGGTTAGACAGTTCTGAGCCTAAACCCATGAAAGCAAAGGAGAAATAA
- a CDS encoding SIMPL domain-containing protein: MNHSLNVTPARMALRRRLTGAALAAGLLLGAAAMMPVPAFAQAQSETQEGRLSLSAQGEVRIAPDMATVSAGARTRADTAAEALAANARAMSGVFQALERAGIARRDIQTSGLSLNAVYEPYDSERGRDQRIAGYEASNTVRVIVRDMDRVGRTIDALVSSGANQLQGVNFTHSDPAEARDEARRRAVNELNRLRSLYAEAAGISTGRLISLSESSSSQPSPMMYARAESVSMDAGTEVAPGEITISVNVDAVWAIQP, encoded by the coding sequence ATGAACCATAGTTTAAACGTTACACCGGCCCGTATGGCCTTGCGGCGGCGCCTGACCGGCGCGGCCCTGGCCGCTGGCCTGCTGCTGGGCGCGGCGGCGATGATGCCGGTGCCTGCCTTCGCGCAGGCGCAGTCAGAGACGCAGGAGGGCCGCCTGTCCCTGTCGGCGCAGGGCGAGGTGCGTATCGCGCCGGACATGGCCACGGTCAGCGCCGGGGCGCGCACGCGCGCCGACACCGCAGCCGAGGCACTGGCCGCCAATGCGCGGGCCATGTCGGGCGTGTTTCAGGCGCTGGAGCGCGCAGGCATTGCCCGGCGTGACATCCAGACCTCCGGCCTGTCGCTGAATGCGGTCTATGAGCCCTATGATTCCGAGCGTGGGCGCGACCAGCGTATTGCCGGTTATGAGGCCAGCAATACGGTGCGCGTGATCGTGCGCGACATGGACCGTGTGGGCCGCACGATTGATGCGCTGGTGTCCTCCGGTGCCAACCAGCTGCAGGGCGTGAATTTCACCCATTCCGATCCGGCCGAGGCGCGCGACGAAGCCCGCCGCCGCGCGGTGAACGAGCTGAACCGCTTGCGGTCTCTTTATGCCGAGGCTGCCGGAATCTCGACGGGCCGGCTGATCTCGCTGAGCGAGAGCAGTTCCAGCCAGCCTTCGCCGATGATGTATGCCCGCGCCGAATCCGTCTCGATGGATGCCGGTACCGAAGTGGCACCGGGCGAGATCACGATCTCGGTCAATGTGGATGCGGTCTGGGCCATCCAGCCCTGA
- a CDS encoding TIGR01459 family HAD-type hydrolase, with amino-acid sequence MAASDASAPARLGALAAQYDAILCDVWGVIRDGESLIGPALDALVRFRQHGGRVCLVSNSPRRAPSLERFLKGMGAPDGVWDAAVTSGDATHALLSRFGAGPAYKLGPDFDDPIYAGTGLRFSGLQDAKLISCTGLVDYENETPEDYAGLLNEAAALGLPMVCANPDIVVQGPGGRLLYCAGALAQAYEALGGTALYAGKPHTPIYELAYDALAKLSGETPPKARILAIGDGPATDLAGANREGLDCLFITGGINSGEISWPDGRSPRWQAPDLVW; translated from the coding sequence ATGGCCGCATCTGACGCTTCAGCGCCAGCGCGCCTCGGCGCGCTGGCCGCTCAGTATGACGCCATTTTGTGCGATGTCTGGGGTGTCATCCGTGACGGGGAGAGCCTGATCGGACCTGCGCTGGATGCGCTGGTCCGCTTCCGGCAACACGGGGGCCGGGTCTGCCTGGTGTCCAACTCGCCGCGCCGTGCGCCTTCGCTGGAGCGCTTCCTGAAAGGCATGGGCGCGCCCGATGGCGTGTGGGACGCCGCCGTCACCTCCGGCGATGCCACACACGCCCTGCTGTCACGCTTTGGCGCCGGTCCGGCCTACAAGCTGGGGCCGGACTTTGACGATCCGATCTATGCGGGCACGGGCCTCAGGTTTTCCGGCCTGCAGGATGCAAAACTCATCTCCTGCACCGGCCTTGTCGATTATGAGAACGAGACGCCGGAGGATTATGCCGGGCTTCTGAATGAGGCGGCGGCGCTGGGCCTGCCCATGGTCTGCGCCAATCCCGACATAGTGGTTCAGGGGCCAGGCGGGCGGCTGCTCTATTGCGCGGGCGCACTGGCGCAGGCCTATGAAGCGCTCGGCGGCACCGCCCTCTATGCCGGCAAGCCGCACACGCCGATCTATGAGCTGGCCTATGACGCGCTGGCCAAGCTGTCCGGCGAAACCCCGCCCAAGGCGCGTATCCTCGCGATCGGCGACGGGCCGGCGACCGATCTGGCGGGTGCAAACCGCGAAGGGCTGGACTGCCTGTTCATCACCGGCGGGATCAATTCCGGCGAGATCAGCTGGCCGGACGGCCGGAGCCCGCGCTGGCAGGCCCCGGACCTCGTCTGGTAG
- a CDS encoding MlaC/ttg2D family ABC transporter substrate-binding protein encodes MLQLFKFSATGLVAAFALLVFAQPSSAQSASEAEAFVQREAQEVINALQAYNEGELDEEALKRNFRDRIDVLADVPRITNFVLGRYRRGADEAELEEFRTVFREFAINVYESELGNYAGQTLEVTGSVTRSQGDFIVRSTVRANGAGDDVPVNWRVMSTDDGMKVVDAEVMGVWLAQTQREEITSIIGNARGDVSAATRALRQRMQ; translated from the coding sequence ATGCTCCAATTATTCAAATTTTCGGCCACGGGCCTCGTTGCGGCCTTCGCCCTGCTCGTCTTCGCCCAGCCTTCGTCCGCGCAGAGCGCCAGCGAGGCAGAAGCCTTTGTCCAGCGCGAGGCGCAAGAGGTTATCAACGCCCTGCAGGCCTATAACGAGGGCGAGCTGGACGAGGAGGCCCTGAAACGCAATTTCCGCGACCGGATCGACGTGCTGGCCGATGTGCCGCGCATTACCAATTTCGTGCTTGGACGCTATCGCCGTGGCGCGGACGAGGCGGAGCTGGAGGAATTCCGGACCGTGTTCCGGGAGTTCGCCATCAATGTGTATGAGAGCGAGCTGGGCAATTATGCCGGGCAGACGCTGGAAGTCACCGGCTCGGTGACGCGTTCGCAGGGCGACTTCATTGTGCGCTCCACCGTGCGGGCCAATGGCGCGGGCGATGACGTGCCGGTGAACTGGCGGGTGATGAGCACTGATGACGGCATGAAAGTTGTCGATGCCGAGGTGATGGGTGTGTGGCTCGCCCAGACACAGCGCGAGGAGATCACCAGCATTATCGGCAATGCGCGCGGTGATGTCAGCGCCGCAACGCGCGCCCTGCGCCAGCGCATGCAGTGA